The genomic segment ACAGGGGCCAGGCAATGTCCAGCCACATTCCCACTCCTGGGAGACCAAGGCTCCCCAGACTCACCGCGGAGCACactggccggggtgagagctggaAGTCAGCACCTCTCCAACACAGCAACAAGATCCCTGCGAGGATGCGTCGTGTgcaagaggaacaaaaaaaaacaaacaaaaaacaaacaaaaaagagaatgcCTCCTGTGGCCCCTCCACGCAGGAATGTTTCTGCTGGACTGAGATTTCACCCCGAACAAGCTGAGAGGGGTTTGGTGAGTGGCAGCAGATAAAGCTAAAATAGGAGAGGCCAGAGGGGCACAGAGGTAAAAGATGCTCAGGTTAAAGGGTTGGGGGGAGCACCTGGAGACTAGAGGAACATGGGGACCTCAGCCTCAGATGCCCAAACCCTTCTGTGTAGGAAGGGACAAGGCCCTCGGCTTCACTGGgccaggaaatattaaaaaacaaaacaaaaaaaggaggtggAAAACCCACCCAACTATAGTCTAGGAAGGGACCAAGCTGAACTGGGGAAGCTGAGAGAACACCAAGGGAAGACAGACACAcacttccagaggaaaaaaaacaagcatccCTGAATAACCCTGCTCCAGGCATGCAGATACTGCCTGGGGACCTCGGGGGATCAAGACCCCAGGGCTCGGCTCCGCAAGCCTCCTTCCTGTCCTCCCCAACACGTTCTGCAGAAGGTCATGGGAGACCAGACCTGAGAACCTCACCCGACCTCACGCCCTGAGCGCCCCGGGGCCGAGGGCGGATGGTGGGTGTGTGTGCTCGGGCCTCGCATTCCTGCTGTGCTTGGCTGCGCGGAGCAGCTTCATCAACTCTGCTCCTTGTCCTTGACCAGCAAGACAGTGTGTTGGCCTCCACTGGACACGGCCAGGACTGTGCGGTTTTCCAGCTGCTTGCCCGTCATCTCCACGGGGCTCCAGATATCATCCTCCTCCCCTGTGCCCAACTGGTAGTTGGTGCCCATGCCCCAGGCAAACGCTCTTCCTGCAATGGAGGCGACACAAGTTTGGCTTCTAGGCGAACGCTGGACCAGGCGGAGAAGGGATCCAGCAGCCAAAGGAAAGGCAAGTGGATTTCAAacccaggcaaaggcaaaggggcTAACCAAAGAGTGCCAGAGACACAGAGCAAGGCATCTCGGCAACACCTGGCAATTCAAACTGGCTAGAGCCTTCCTTTTAGCCAGTGTCTTGCCCCCAAGAAGCAGGACGAATCCATCAACACGCTGCCCGTTCTCACAATACAGCAAATCCTCCTTCCTACACCTGCGGGCTGCACACATTACACACGAACAAACCCTGCGCTGGGGCATAAAGAGGGCCTGCAACAGGAGTTTGCAGCTCAGAGGAAGGATTGTCAGACCAATGACCCCCTCCTGGACCAATAACCTCTTACAAATCTGGCTGTTGAGCAACTACAAAATACTTGAGCGGCTGCTGCCCAGTCCTGCGCCGCGCAGGGCGCTCAGCAGGGGCTGCGCCGGACCCGAGTCTAGTCCCAGCCCAGCCAGTAGCGTGTGACGAAGCTGCCTGGGGCTGGCTGGTTCCAGGGGACCGGTTGGGCAGAGCCCCAGGTGATGGATGAGGGGTGGGAAGGGTACATAAGGCAGCGCTCCCAAGCCCACGGAGGCACGGAGGCCCCCAGCACTCACCATCACTGCTGACAGCGTAGCCGACTGATGCGCCGCATGCAACAGAAGAGACGCTGGGGAGCTCCGGGATGACTGTGGGGGTGCTCTTCTCTTCTGCCCCTTCCCCGAGACCTAACCGACCATactcagccctgcccaggctgTAGGCTTTACCTGGGGCATGACAGACACACACAGGACGGGTGACTCAAGAGGGAGAAGCCTGCAGTAGGCCATAGCAagaccctcctccctcccccaggtctgACTCCTGGAGGAGTCAGGAACATCGTTCCTTCCCTACCACATCCATCAGCACATGCTCCAAGAGCCAAAAGACGCTAGATCCCAACCAGGATTCCCCCTCAGCTGCACAGTGGGATGAAAGCCCCCAAGCGTCCCAAAATTGATAGGAACGATGAATACCTGTCCAGACTGTAGAGCCTGAGCCCAGAGTTCAAAAGTAACTCTGGATTTCTGTCATTATCCTGGCTCTCTGCTGCAAATTCATACCACCTTTTCAATCCCTGACTACGTTTTTGGAAAATCCAAATAGCCCCTCCACAACACGTCCACACGGACGACGCGACCACACTTGCCTGGAACACCAAGGATTTGGAGGGCTTCAGCGTTTCACCACGACCCCCAAAACCTCCACAGCTGGGGCAAGAATCAAGGGACGCCCCTACCAGTTCATGCAAATCCCATCCCGTCCGTCACGCTGGCGCTCACCCTCTGAGTCCATGCACACCGTGTGGTGCTGCCCACCGGAGAACCCAACCCAGGACTTGGTGGAGTTCTTGAACGACGTCAGGTTCTGCGGAGAGAAGCAGGGCTCGGTGCCCTGGGTCCCTGCGGGACGGGGACGCACAAACCCAGGCAGATCAGGTATATGGGCATGGACAGCGCAGGCCAGCCACAGGCACTGAGCTACCCATCCAGGAGCCCACCCCCATTAGAGAACAGCCCAGCTCCCGAAAGTCAAACTTTTCCTCAAACTCACTAGCTGCAGAGAGCTTTGCAgggtgacccccccaccccaatttcCAGCTCCGGGATGTCCTGCAGTAGACACCTGGAGGAGGGTGCACGGAGGGTACATGGTGTTCTGGATCGGGGGACCCAGATCCAGCGGGGTCGCCACCGCAGGCCAGGACAGCCAGGGAGCCAGGAGTCCATAGCCAGACCAAACAGTCAGGTGATCCGAGGGGACAGAAACGAAGCTTACCCAGCTGGTGATAGTTAGAGAGACCAAAGCCATAGATGTGTCCCTCCTGCGTGACGGCAAAGGTGAAGTAAGCCCCGCAAAAGGCATCCTTGAAGCGCATTTTGCCTCTGTTGCCTCTGCCTTTGACAGGAACACGCTGGGGGACCAGCAGGCGCTCTGGGGGCAGCAAACAAGGGGTCAGGTGCGAATTAATGATTTACGCCCTCTTCATCCCCCACGCAGATCCAGATCACTGAATTCAAGTAACTGATTTACAAATAGCCCTTGAGCACCAGGGGAAAAGACCTGGTAGTGAAGAATATGCAGCCTCCTCAGTCAAGCCGAGTGTTGCTGCCCAAGGACAGAGCCACGCTCTCCGCAGCATCAAGTATCTCTGAGCAGCAAAGCAACTCACGTAGGCCTTTCCTTCCGCCTCGGTTGGCAAAGAGCTCCGGCACTCTCCCCAGCTGGCCCTGCTCACCACAGCCACATGTGAAGAGGTCACCGTCCACTGTCAGCATCACTAAGTGGTCGTTCCCTGGGGGGAGACGACGAGAAAAGTGAAGCAGCAGTCACATGCTCAGATTCCCTGAGAAGCCAGCAAGACCCAGGGTATGAGATCTCGTGTTTAAATCCCAGCTATCCAAGCCTTTCAGAACTCCGTGGGGTTTATTGCACCAGATACCTGGATGCCAGCTTCTGGAATGGCTTAAAATACCAGGATCTCTCTCTCCACCTAATCCCACTCCCCGGTCTGAAATGCCAAAGGAGTTTTCCTGGGAACATTTAGAGGAACAGGTCACCCTCAGCCTCACCTGGGCCTTGGACAAGATTCCTGGCTGCTCTCTTCAGCTTCCCCACCTCTAGAAGAGACTAGTGCTTTGACTCCATGGGGTCACACAGGCTTGGTTAAGTTACTCTTACAGAGTGTTTTAAATCAGATTGGGTCAAACTTTAATAGCTTCTAGCTGGGGCTAGAAGA from the Struthio camelus isolate bStrCam1 chromosome 23, bStrCam1.hap1, whole genome shotgun sequence genome contains:
- the RCC1 gene encoding regulator of chromosome condensation isoform X2, coding for MPGKRTAKKSPTPEEGSPERKKLKVCHPSHRTEPGLVLTLGQGDVGQLGLGEDVMERKKPALVQLPEMIVQVEAGGMHTVCLSETGKIYTFGCNDEGALGRDTSAEGSEMKPGEVELQEKVVQVSAGDSHTAALTDDGRVFVWGSFRDNNGVIGLLEPMKKSSVPVLLQLGGPVVKIVSGNDHLVMLTVDGDLFTCGCGEQGQLGRVPELFANRGGRKGLQRLLVPQRVPVKGRGNRGKMRFKDAFCGAYFTFAVTQEGHIYGFGLSNYHQLGTQGTEPCFSPQNLTSFKNSTKSWVGFSGGQHHTVCMDSEGKAYSLGRAEYGRLGLGEGAEEKSTPTVIPELPSVSSVACGASVGYAVSSDGRAFAWGMGTNYQLGTGEEDDIWSPVEMTGKQLENRTVLAVSSGGQHTVLLVKDKEQS
- the RCC1 gene encoding regulator of chromosome condensation isoform X1, producing the protein MPGKRTAKKSPTPEEGSPERKKLKDAVCHPSHRTEPGLVLTLGQGDVGQLGLGEDVMERKKPALVQLPEMIVQVEAGGMHTVCLSETGKIYTFGCNDEGALGRDTSAEGSEMKPGEVELQEKVVQVSAGDSHTAALTDDGRVFVWGSFRDNNGVIGLLEPMKKSSVPVLLQLGGPVVKIVSGNDHLVMLTVDGDLFTCGCGEQGQLGRVPELFANRGGRKGLQRLLVPQRVPVKGRGNRGKMRFKDAFCGAYFTFAVTQEGHIYGFGLSNYHQLGTQGTEPCFSPQNLTSFKNSTKSWVGFSGGQHHTVCMDSEGKAYSLGRAEYGRLGLGEGAEEKSTPTVIPELPSVSSVACGASVGYAVSSDGRAFAWGMGTNYQLGTGEEDDIWSPVEMTGKQLENRTVLAVSSGGQHTVLLVKDKEQS